The bacterium nucleotide sequence AAATCAATTCGATATCGCCCATATGATCACGCAAATTATCACCCGCTTTTTTACAAAGGGCTTGGTAATAAATAAACACTCTATATTCTGTTCAATACGCCTCAAATACGACCGCTTTGATTGAACAAAATCTTGAGACGTACTATACGTACGTTGAAAGATTTTTGATTGAGAAGTGGTTGTAGTTGAGGATGGAGTGGACATAAGATGGAGTGTTTATTTATTACCAAGCCCTGAGCCCCTTGTGTTCCAAATATTCTTTCGCACTTTTTTCAAAAGCTGCTTTGTATATTTCATCGGTCAAGATCGCGTACTCAAGGCCTTTTGTCACCCCTCTCTGCTTCCACTCATCGGTTAAAGTATTTCTAACGGCAATACCACGCATTCGCTTATCAACCCAATCCTTGGGATAACCCTTCTTGTCATAAATTTCCTTCGCCCTTGTTACCGCCAGTTCCGGATCGGCAATTTCTTCAATCCGCTCTTTCCCCACCCTTGCCAGCCAGAGCTTAAACGGCTCCGCCTTGGGGGACGGAATGGATTGAATAATGCGAAAGATTCCTTCCAAATCGGCCGTAGTCTCTTTTCTTTTTCTTCCATCTTTGGCCACCACCTCAAGGAGGGTACAAATTGTACCCCACTTGGCGGAAAGTTCCGGATCGCGCGTGCGCATCTTTTTAACGTATTGCTTCACGTCCGTAGACTCAGAAAGCACTTCCACCACGTCGGAAACAGAAAAATACCACTTCTCTAGATGCCAAACTCGACGCACTTCTTTTTCCTCAAAAATAGTGATTTTTGTTCTATCTGCCTGTTTTTTATTCATCGCTTTGTTGGTTTAATTCTTAATTTTTCAGGCGTGCGAATCACCCTCGTGATTAGACTATTTAAATCCACAGAGACATCGTAGCGCAAATACGGAGATTTCTCATCTTGCCACGGAAGGATTCCTTTTTACAATTTAATCCCGCCTCGCTTCGCTCGAAGCGAGACTAAATCAAGAAGCCGGCAGGATTAGGCCTCGAAACTTTCGTTGATACAAAAGTTTCTGGCCACCGGCAATCGGTTTCGTTGCGAACGAAACAACGATTGCCGTTCGAATCCGCAAGCGACACACGAAGGTGATACAACCCCGGCAGGATTCCTTTTTACTGTCAAAAACGCCTCGCTTCGCTCGATGCGTTTTTGACAGTAAAAAGCCTGGGTAGTTAAAACATTGAAGCAGTTCAATGTTTTAACTACCCTTCGAATCCTGCCGTACTTTTAGAAGTAATATAAAACAGTCCCCAGGGGGACTGTTTTATATTACTTGTGCCCCCGGCAGGATTCGAACCCACGACCTCCTGGTCCGAAGCCAGGCGCTCTATCCAGCTGAGCTACAGGGGCTTTATTTTTCTCTTGGGTGGCTAGAGGGTACCGCCCCCTCGTCTCCCGGACCACAACCGGACGTTCTACTATTGAACCATAGCCACCACGTTTCAATTGGAAATTTAACCAATCTCTGAAAAACCAATATGGCAATACTATTCGAAATTCTATTAATAATCAAGCCAAGAAAAATGATACCCACTTACAGTGGGTGTTCGTGTGCAGATATTTCCTTCCCTGAAGGAGTCTCCTCTGTGCCTGAATAGTCTTCATCGACCACAAGCCGTTGACCCATTTCACTCCAGGCCTGTCCTGCTCGTATAATTTCCGGATCATCACCGGTCGCTTCAAGCAATTCCTTTCGATGATCCTCTTCCAAATCAGCTACCGCAGAACAAGGCTCGGGATTTGGAAAAAAGTCTTCTGGTCGCTTTATTATGGGTTCGTTCATGACTATTTTCCTCCAGTACAACGTGCAAAACAAATTGATCTTACAACACATTTTAAACCTTGAAAACATGCCTTGTTTAAAGTAGTATTCGTTCTTAAGCGCTCGTAGCTCAACTGGATAGAGCAAAGGGTTTCTAACCCTTAGGTTGGTGGCTAAAATCAAGATTCACGAGCCAACTGCTTGGCTCGTGAACTGATTTTAGGCCCGGAGCGATGTTTTGCTCGCATTTGGCGAGCAAAACCGCGAGGGCGTGGCCAGACAAAATTTTCGGAAGAAAATTTTAGTCGAGGCCGAGTACAGTTTATTAATTTGCGAAAATAATCTAAAGTCATAAGTAGGCGCTCGTAGCTCAACTGGATAGAGCAAAGGGTTTCTAACCCTTAGGTTGGTGGTTCGAGTCCCCCCGAGCGCACTCGAGATTTGTTTCGCTTTGCGAAACTATCAAATGTACACAAAACGACTGCACGCCCTGTGCAGTCGTTTTGCACAAGAATCGAAGAACTCTCGAAATAGGTTTTGCTTAGCAAAACAAATATTAACGTACACAAACACGATTTTTACGGAACGTAAAAACGTGTTTGCACAAAGTTTGAAGAACTCTGGCGCAAGGTTTATCCGCGATAAACCGAGTGGCAGAGCAAGAGAATTTGCGATAAGAGACGCAAATTTTCGGAGCATCTTCTATAAACAACTCCGCAACCCCACCTTTTTTAAACGTATCTTATTTTTTTCTTCTGTGGCAAATATTTTTCTATCAAATCACACAGGCCACTCAAGCCATAACTTGTCTTAATAATGCTTTTGGAAACACCTAACTCCGCGGCCGCGTGAGCTTTCGATTCATCACCGGATTCCAGCAAAAAAACAATCGGCACATTTTTTAGATCTTGGTCACCCTTTATTTGTGCCAATAAAGTTAGCCCATCAATGTCTGTCAGAATTCCATCTATAACTATCACATCCGGTCGAACATGCAACTTGCGTAACGCCTCCCCACCATTAGTGGCCGGATCTACATCAAAACCGCGTTCCTCCAACTCTTCGCACAACGTGGAAAGTAACGCTTGCTCGCTTTCAACTACCAGAATTTTTGGCATTGTTATTATTATTTTCGTACGGATCCATTACGGGAAGCGTAAAGAAAAATGTTGACCCGTAACCTTCGCGTGATGAAAACCAAATCGCCCCATCATGTTGTTCAATTATTTTCTTCACCAAAAAAAGTCCTAATCCTGTACCGCTTTCATCGGTCGCCACTGCTTTCTGACCGCGAAAAAATTGGGTAAAGATATTTACTTGTTCCTCTTTGGCAATACCGATACCCGTGTCTTCGATACTGCACACTACATATTCCGCTTTAATATTTTCATCCAAGACATTATGAACAACATCGGCCGGAGCAATCTCCCGCGTTTTTCTAACCGTGACTGTAATGGTGCCCCCGCGTGGCGTATATTTCACCGCATTACTCAAGATGTTTACAGTGACCTGATAGATTCTTTCCGGATCGCCAATCGTTAAGGGAATCTGCGCGGAATCGGCCGACCATTTTACAACAACGCCCCTTTTCAATGCTTCTCGCTCGTTTGTTCGCAATGCCCTTCTCACCACTTCCACCAACTGCATCGGCCGTTTTGCTACCAAAAAAGCACCTTCTTGCATCTTGGCGACGTTTAATAAGTCTTCTACCAATGTTACCAATCGAGTATTCGCTTCACTAATCCGTTTTAAAACTTTTGTAACATCCGGCTTATTCGCTTCTTCACCTAAAACTTTTAGAAGTCGCTCCATATTCCAAGAAAGCGAGGTAATCGGCACCTGCATCTCATGCGCTGTCATCGATAAAAATCTTTCCGAAGGCATCGGGAAAGTTTCTTTAGCCACTTCCTTTGTCGGTGTTTTTTTTAGACCGGTTGCGAAGTTCGGCGCCTTATTGGCAAAATTGACTATGTTTATGTCGTTCTCTGTCACAAGGACATGATAGCACAATTTTTAATTTGAAATTTACAATTTGAAAGACACAAATTTTAAATATCTAAAACAACATTTTCAAATTGATTAAAAATTTCAAATTAAAAATTAAAAATTCGATAGCGATTACGCACAAAAAAACTGGCTCAACCGAACCAGTTTTTTCCCCTTATCAGTAACCACTAAATAATTAATGATTACTGGTAAGTGGACGAGTTTTTATTCGGCACTCGTTACTTGGCAGAGCGTCCAATTGACGCTCCGCGAAACGAGTCTCGTCCTACGCCGGAAGTTTCTCGGGCAGTTTCTCATGCCCCACTTCGAGGATTTCTGACTCCTCGAGCGGTCGAAAAACTCCCACTCCCCTCAACCCTGTGTCGACAGGTCGCCCTTCTTCCCAGTGGATTCCACAGGGCGGTTCGAGGGTGAGTATTTCACCACGGAAGGTTTCCCCGTCAATCACTTTTTGGGAGACACAGATGATCCGCCCTTGTCCGCCCACCAAGAGCTTGTGGTAGAACTTATCGGTCCATACTGTTGTTCCAACAGCGACCAATGTCCGAACCACCGCGAGTCGAACCATTTCAGAATCAAGCTCCGTAGGCTTAGTTGCACTAAAGACCACGTTCTTGATCCGCCGAACGCTCCCGCATATGGAGAATTCCACCTCCTTCGGCTGTGGTTTCAACAAAATAGTGACTCCCTCTCCCGCGCAACACAAATTAACGTTGTGTTGTAACAGATACCAAAACGCCTCCTCCCTAGTCATAAATTTTAGCTCCAACACCACACACCTCCTCTCTAAAGACCCAGAACGGGACTGAAAAGTTTACAACAAGAGACCAATTCTGAAAGAACGGCCCCCTTTATACACATGGTATTCCTATATTATTTTTTTTGCACCTTTTCACGCAGATCAATAATCCACGCGATCAGGTACACAACGATCCATGGCAACACCGCCCAAAAAATCAGCGACGGTGACCAGACGTTAATGTGATCAAACATTCCGCACTCCTTTGTTTACCACGTGGTCGCGTGAGTGCGAAGCACTTTTACGCGACTTTACGTGGCAAAAAATCCACCTTCTCGATTCAGCAACATCCATACTGCTAAATCCAGAAGTAGATTCGTTCGCGTAGGGGCAATTCATGAATTGCCCCTACAACGGAACTAATTCATATATTTAGAACATCATCTAAACATTCGAAAAAATCGAATACTTAGAAATGCCTCGGTTCTCAACGTGGAGAACCGAGTAGACTGCACACCGACCCCAATTGGTCGATGTGTGAAAAAAGAACACTACTAACTACTGTCACGATGCGGCGCGCTCCCGCGGCGGAACCTTCGACATCGTGCCAGAGATCGTCGTCACCCGCACTTCGGTGACCTCGATTTTTTCGATAACATCGCCGAATGGGGGAAACTGACTCCCCGGCCAGTATACGACCGCAATAAGATCGCCGGCCAAGGGCAACACTTCGCCTGCGCGACTCAAAAAGCCATTGCCACCGCATCCACCGTAGGACTTATACTCACCGTCCGGGAGGAGGCTGTAGTTCAGCGGTTTTCCGATCAACTTCTTCCGCTGCTGTGCGAGGTCGCGATTCCTCTTCGCCACAACCAACAAAGAGATCACTCCGAACAAAACCGCCAAACCCACGTACCCAGTTTCCATCCACGTCATGGCCGAAGCCCTCCGTAAAAAACAAACTCAAACATCGAGTCGCCGGAGCTGAACACCCCTCAAACGACTCCCGCTTCTAGTGGCAAATTGCCAACAAAAGTGAGAGGCGGATTTCATGGTTTGAAATCCGCACAAAAGTTACTGCTTCACGACACGGAAACCGGTCGCATCGAGACGCAACCGGTTGCCGTTCACGAGCCCGGGTCTTTGCAGACAAAGCTCGTGAAACGCTTCCCGTTCGCCGGGAAGAAGCGGGTGCGGTTGCCTTAGCAACTGCACTAACTTTCGCCACGACCGCCGCTTATGCAAACGGCCCATGGCAACAAAAAATTCCATTGTGCTCATTCTTCCCTCCTTGAATCGGGTCGGACTGCTGTAGCGGTCCGACCCGCATTGGACGACGCGACGCTACGACCAATCAAGGTCGGACCGCTCGGCAGTCCGACCTTATTGTCAATGGGACCGACCCAACAAGAGTTGGTCCCTTACGCGACTCATCACCAAAGACAAATCATATTATCTTCATTGATGAGTTTCCCAAGTCGTTGTGTCTAGCACAAACGACTTGGGATAAATTGATTATTTCGCCCGCGACTAGCGCAGTCTGGGCTTCTGCGACGCGCCGAGCGAGCGACGGGCGGTGTCGCCCATCACGCGCACGTACACGTCGCTCGACGTGTTCGTCTGGGCGTAACGAATCCTCTCGTTATGCCACGCCGGCGACGGAGACGGCATCTCCACCGTCACCCGCGCGAGCGAAACGATCGACGTCGGCTTCTTCTGCCGTGCCGCCATCCTCGCCCGCACACTCGCCACCGCCACCGGGTCCTTCAACAAATTCGCCATTTTCTGGATCCTTATCAAATGGCTTCGACCGCTTTGTCCTTCACCAATCCAAGTGAAACACGGTCAAAAGAAAAATTACTCTCGGGACAATCAAGAGCTCCTCCGATATTCTTGAATAATGAAATATGAGTAATGAATTATGATACGCGTTGTCCGCCTTCATCATTCATTTTTCGTCATTCATCATTCACCGTCTTTCCCCCATCAATGGCGACCAGCTAGAAAACTAACTGTGCCGCCATAGATGAGGTGCCGAAATTTCTTTCAGCACCCTTCAGGTTGATTAAGTATGAAGTGCAATCGCTTTTATACGATTGTGCCGGCCTTTTTAAGACCGTTGGTCTTCGGGGTGTGTTTTGACAGCAAAAGCCGTAAAATATTCCCGCTCCATACTCAATTCCCGTATTCAATTGTCAAAGGATCTGGTCTCTCTTCCGAACCCTGTGATTAGATAAGGGATAATTGTACTCCCAAAATACGAAAATGTCAATAGTAACTTAAAGACACTACTATTTTATGGCTTTTATTAGGCATTTTCTTTTGTTCCAAACACACACAAATCCTATCGCTTTTAATTATCAATTTTCAATGACCAATTATCAATTAATAATCAATTCTTAAATTATCAAGTAACGGCGTCGTCAATTGATAATTGTATCATTGATAATTAATTGAAAATTGGGAATTGAACATTGAAAATTTGATTCCATATTGAGATTGCTTCGGTGCTGAAGCATCTCGCAAGGACTACAATTATATTTCCCCCAGTGGCGTCCTGTACTGCAACGCTTCTCCCAGATGTTTCTCCAATATCTCCGCTTCATCCTCCAAATCAGCAATCGTGCGAGCAACCTTTATTGTGCGATGTACCGCACGCGTACTAAGACGCAAACTATCCGCTGCCCGCGCTAAAAGGTTTCGACTTTCCGGTGACAACGCGCAATACTGTCGAATTTGCGCCCCACTCATTTCGGCGTTCGACTTTTCCTCCGTAAATCTTTCACGCTGTTTCGTCCGCGCTTTCTCAATCCGTTCCCGAATTTTTTCCGACGACTCCGCTTCAAAGTGATCCAAAACTATATCGGCTTTCACTGCCGGCACATGCACATGCAAATCAATGCGATCTAAAAGTGGACCGGAAACCCGTCGTTGATATTTCGCCACCTCCCCCGACGCGCAAGAACAGGTGCGATTACTGTCACCAAAATACCCACATGGACAAGGATTCATCGCCGCCACCAAACAAAACCGCGCCGGAAAACTTTGACTGCCCGCCGCCCTACTCACCGTGACAAAACCTTCTTCCAACGGTTCGCGCATATGATCCAACACAGTACGTGGAAATTCCGCAAATTCGTCTAAAAATAACACGCCACGGTGTGCCAACGTCACCTCGCCCGGTTGTGGGATACTTCCCCCGCCAATCAACGCCACGGCCGAAGTGGAATGATGTGGCGAACGAAATGGCCGTGTACTAATCAAAGCGTCCTGCGCCGAAAGTAATCCCTTGATGCTATATATTTTAGTTACCTCAAAAGCTTCCGACTTGCTTAGGCGCGGCAAAATTCCCGCGAAAGCCCGTGCCAACAAAGTTTTTCCCGACCCGGGCGGACCATGTAATAGAACATTATGCCCGCCGGCGGCCGCCACTTCCAATGCCCTTTTGGCGTGTGCTTGCCCGGCTATTTCTCGAAAATTTGTACCGACATAGTATTCAACCGTTTCTTCTTTTTCGTCTTTTGCAACCAAGGATAACGGCGCGCGGTTTTCCAAATGATCCACAATCGCCCGCAAACTTTCCACAGCAATCACATCCCCGCCGGCCAAAACGGCTTCGCGCCCGTTTTCCTTGGGAACAAATAAAATATCCGCCGTACTGTTTTTAACATAATCCCCCATTGCCACTGTTCCCAAAATCGGTTGCAGTTTTCCATCCAACCCCAGCGACCCCGCAAAAACAAATCGCTCCAATCTTGCCGTCAATTGCCCGGTGGCCAGCAAAAAAGCAAGCGCAATGGGTAAATCGAATTGCGGACCAACTTTACGAACATGCGCCGGCATCAAATTAACAATCGTCCGATGGCGCGGTGGTTCGAAACCGGAATTTCCCAGCGCGGCAATAATTCTTTCTTTTGCTTCTTTCACCGCCGTATCGGGCAACCCGACGATTGTTATAGAAGGCAACCCCGCTAAAACTTCCACCTCCACTTCCACTGGATGCACATCCAGGCCAGTGAGTGTAACCGAGCGAACTATCGCGGACATAAGGGCGTTTTTTGCGAGTGTTTATTATTGCTTTTCATTACCTATATTATACACGAAAACGACTGCGAACCCACGCCCACTCACGGAACGGAGCAACCTTGCTCCGTTCCGTGAGTGGTGTTGGTCGTCTTTACGCCATTTTCTTTCTTCAAATACTTTTAAATAAAAACCTATTCCTAACGAGACTTGTGTGCCGATTCATTTGTCGCCAAAAACGAAATTGCTTTCCAGACCCGCCGTTCCGCTTCGCTTTTGGACAAACGATTATCCAAATAAGCCTCTTCTAGAAATTTCATTCTATTGCTTTTTCTTCCTGTTTTATTTTTACCCCCAAACATTATAAATTCACCTCCTCATATTTTGCGTAGTCTTTGCCAGGCCGACTTCGCAGGCCGAAGCCGCCCATCTGGGCGAGCCTCGCTCTGAAGAGCGGGCAATCTCCGCAATTAAATTAACAACATTACGCACTGCGCAACATTCTTCCGACGTATACCACAATTACCGCGCCCATTATTGCAACAATAATGCTGTAAACATTAAAGCCAACAATACCGGATTGTCCGAATAGCGTCATCATAAACCCGCCCACCAACGCGCCCGTCACACCTAAAACAATGTCCCAGGTAGCACCGGTATTACTTTTTGTAATCGTAGCCGTCGCCCACCCGGCGAGAGCTCCTAAAATTATCCAAGTAATTAATCCCATACTTCCCCCCTCCTTTCTTCTTAAAATGATATTTACTTAACAAGAAGAACATACAACGGATTTAAAAACCGCGAAGTGAGAAACATCACAAAAGGTCGGACTTTGCGAAAAGGTCCGACCTTGATTGGTCGTCAATATTACGTCCGCCAATGAAGGTCGGACCTCTCTTTGGAAGTCCGACCTTTTCGCTTCTTTATTAATTCAAACAACATTAAAAGAATCCCCACCCCAATTACCACATCTGCGAAATTAAAATATCCCAAATTACCAATCGCGAAATTATCTTTTACAAAACCCATTGTAATTCTCTCAAATAAATTAAGGGCTCCTCCAGAGATAATTAAAAACAACGAAACACGCTCTCGCTCATTTTCAGATTTCCAAATTAAAAACGCGATCGCCCCAAACACAATTATGCTGATTAAAATTATTTCAGTAATACCCACCAGCCCAAAAAGCCCCTGCGGATTTTGATAATTACCAATTCTAAAAAAACCAAGCGCGAACTCGCGCACCAAATATCTTTCCACGGCATACTTTATTGCGACGTCTAAAATTATGACACCCAAAACAAAACCAAAGTATTTTGAATACCTTGATTTTACCGACATCAAAATATAATCCCAAAAAATTACTTACACGTGACGCAACGCATCGCCGACGGCATCACCGCAAGTCTTTCTTGTTCCAACTCCGCGCCACACTTGTTGCACACGCCGTATTTATTTTCAATAATATTATTCAGAGCCAGATTAACATCCTGCAATTTTAGCTCGAGTGAATTTTCAATTCCCACCCTTGAAGAATATTCTTCTCCCTCTGTCGCGTTATCTTCCGGCGATCTGCCGTAATCCGGAAAGTTAGCGTCAAAGTTCCCTTCCAAATTATTATCCTTGGTGGAAATTTTATTTAGTTCCGATTCCAACAATATTTTTTCAGCTAACAATTTTTCTTTCTGACCGGCAATAAATTCTTTGGCGAGAGTCATTTGTTTTTTATAATAAATAAAATTAATAGATATGGAAAAGCCCTAGATAACGGCCAATAAATAAATATGTGCCTACTAGGGCTTTGAGTCCAAGGTATCTGCACAGCGTGCGCCAGCTTCTGGACAAAATTCTTTTTGTACAAGAGTTGGCGCAGGCCATGACTTCATGACGCCTTGAACGATTTCACTCACTCTTCTGCACGATTGAGCAAGTCGGTGACTCCGATCTTCCGGTGAAGAAAAAGATTAATCTCCCAAAAACTCTTTTTCCTACCTATCTCCTCCAAAGATCAAAAGTGCAATCTTTTCGAGGTGTTTGTTTTTGTTTTTTTGATGGATGCGTGCACATCACTTTGTTCAGAGACACCTTACGACCACTAATAGGGGGAGATTAGTGGTCGAAAGGTGACTCCAATTCTATTAACACCTTCGACCGATGGATTTAAGTCAATTTCGAATGAACAAATTACTAACTACCCATTTATCATAGCAGAAAAAACACGTCTCGTCAAGAATACGTTAAAAAATATATATTTTGGCTTAACTAAGCACGCGAAATATATATTTGCTTCCGGAAATCAATGGCTATGATTAGAAACTTTATTACATCGCCTCCCCACTTTATCCACAAGGCAAAATAACTAGGCATTAAGCGACATATATTAAGTAATGTGCCCATTATGACTGGGCTTTGTGGGATCAATATTTGTGTATGGTATTTGGTGTGTAGTATATGGGTGTATGAAGATCATTTTCACATCAGGTATATGTGATGTTTTTAAGTTAAATAGAAAAATTTGTCTGCGCCTACCGGCCAAAGTAATACCCCGTAATAATGTCATTCCTGCCACAAGCAGGAAACAAAAGAGCGATCATGAATAATATCATTACCACAAATATCCCAAACCACCACTCCAAATCGCGAATCCATAACTCCTTCAAAAAGTAGTATGAGTACTCCGCATCGAGGTAAAAGCGTCGCAATTCCCTCCCTTTCAGTGTCCCACATAACCTTGTGTGACGTGGGATTCAAGGGAGGGTGGGGAGGGGTGGATTTTATCGAATAATATTTCAAATACATATCACATTTTTACTCGTATTGATTAGTAATTAAGTAATATCTTGATCAATATTTCGCGTTATTAATACAAATTTTCGACACGTATTTTGCGCGTAATTATTCTCATATTTAAGTGTAATTTGAAGCCATTTCGTGCTCATATTTAACTACTGAACACTATATGTGTTCTGACTGTACAACGATAGTGTTCATACCATATCATTTTTTCGTAACCTACTATAATACTTACTATTGCGAAATTATTTGGCGCATTAAGGTCCAACTTTAAAATCACCACCCGTCTTTGCGAGCCCCGCACCCTTGTGGTGCGCGGGCGAAGCAATCCCCAATTATTGCCGCCAGCGACGAACAATAAAAAGACATTTCTGATTTATTTAATTCCAATAAATCAATTTTTGTTTTACGTAATCTATTTAGGGCAATTCATGAATTGCCCCTACGCGATTCTTTGTTTACTTTTTGCGTTCGCCCCCTTCCCTACTTTAGTCAACATTCATACAAATTATATTTGCTAATTTTTTACATAAAAAAACACCCTCGACGACGCATCGCCCGGGTGAATAATATTTTGAGATCACACCAACAGGGTTGTCCCCGTACAATCTTGATTAATACTTGGACACTCATCATCTGTCAAAAAAGCGGCAAGAGCCCATTGGGAGTACGAATACCAAACTCCCCAATTTCTTCCCTTTTGTGCCAACGCCGTAGGGTGGCCGCCCTGAGTCGAATTGC carries:
- a CDS encoding Bro-N domain-containing protein, with the protein product MNKKQADRTKITIFEEKEVRRVWHLEKWYFSVSDVVEVLSESTDVKQYVKKMRTRDPELSAKWGTICTLLEVVAKDGRKRKETTADLEGIFRIIQSIPSPKAEPFKLWLARVGKERIEEIADPELAVTRAKEIYDKKGYPKDWVDKRMRGIAVRNTLTDEWKQRGVTKGLEYAILTDEIYKAAFEKSAKEYLEHKGLRAW
- a CDS encoding response regulator, with translation MPKILVVESEQALLSTLCEELEERGFDVDPATNGGEALRKLHVRPDVIVIDGILTDIDGLTLLAQIKGDQDLKNVPIVFLLESGDESKAHAAAELGVSKSIIKTSYGLSGLCDLIEKYLPQKKKIRYV
- a CDS encoding HAMP domain-containing sensor histidine kinase, with the protein product MTENDINIVNFANKAPNFATGLKKTPTKEVAKETFPMPSERFLSMTAHEMQVPITSLSWNMERLLKVLGEEANKPDVTKVLKRISEANTRLVTLVEDLLNVAKMQEGAFLVAKRPMQLVEVVRRALRTNEREALKRGVVVKWSADSAQIPLTIGDPERIYQVTVNILSNAVKYTPRGGTITVTVRKTREIAPADVVHNVLDENIKAEYVVCSIEDTGIGIAKEEQVNIFTQFFRGQKAVATDESGTGLGLFLVKKIIEQHDGAIWFSSREGYGSTFFFTLPVMDPYENNNNNAKNSGS
- a CDS encoding YifB family Mg chelatase-like AAA ATPase; the encoded protein is MSAIVRSVTLTGLDVHPVEVEVEVLAGLPSITIVGLPDTAVKEAKERIIAALGNSGFEPPRHRTIVNLMPAHVRKVGPQFDLPIALAFLLATGQLTARLERFVFAGSLGLDGKLQPILGTVAMGDYVKNSTADILFVPKENGREAVLAGGDVIAVESLRAIVDHLENRAPLSLVAKDEKEETVEYYVGTNFREIAGQAHAKRALEVAAAGGHNVLLHGPPGSGKTLLARAFAGILPRLSKSEAFEVTKIYSIKGLLSAQDALISTRPFRSPHHSTSAVALIGGGSIPQPGEVTLAHRGVLFLDEFAEFPRTVLDHMREPLEEGFVTVSRAAGSQSFPARFCLVAAMNPCPCGYFGDSNRTCSCASGEVAKYQRRVSGPLLDRIDLHVHVPAVKADIVLDHFEAESSEKIRERIEKARTKQRERFTEEKSNAEMSGAQIRQYCALSPESRNLLARAADSLRLSTRAVHRTIKVARTIADLEDEAEILEKHLGEALQYRTPLGEI
- a CDS encoding GlsB/YeaQ/YmgE family stress response membrane protein, which translates into the protein MGLITWIILGALAGWATATITKSNTGATWDIVLGVTGALVGGFMMTLFGQSGIVGFNVYSIIVAIMGAVIVVYVGRMLRSA
- a CDS encoding signal peptidase II; this translates as MSVKSRYSKYFGFVLGVIILDVAIKYAVERYLVREFALGFFRIGNYQNPQGLFGLVGITEIILISIIVFGAIAFLIWKSENERERVSLFLIISGGALNLFERITMGFVKDNFAIGNLGYFNFADVVIGVGILLMLFELIKKRKGRTSKERSDLHWRT
- a CDS encoding TraR/DksA C4-type zinc finger protein; the protein is MTLAKEFIAGQKEKLLAEKILLESELNKISTKDNNLEGNFDANFPDYGRSPEDNATEGEEYSSRVGIENSLELKLQDVNLALNNIIENKYGVCNKCGAELEQERLAVMPSAMRCVTCK